The Phaeacidiphilus oryzae TH49 region CGGCCGCGTCTACCAGATCAACTACGCCCGTTGCATCCTCTGCGGACTCTGCATCGAGGCCTGCCCGACCCGGGCGCTGACCATGACCAACGAGTACGAGCTGGCGGACTCCTCCCGGTCCTCGCTGATCTACACCAAGGAGCAGCTGCTGGCCGGGCTGACCGAGGGGATGGTCGACAGCCCGCACGCGATCTACCCGGGCACCGACGAGGGCGACTACTACCGCGGCGAGGTCACCGAGGCCGCGCCCGGCACCGTCCGCCAGATCGCCTACTCCAAGGGCGAGTCCGCCCCGGAGGCCGCCTCCGAGGAAGCCACCCCCGAGGAAGAGGAGGCGAAGGCATGATCGCGTCCGCGGCGCCGCTCACCGGCGCCACCTCCACCGGCGAGGCGGTGCAGTTCTGGGTCCTGGCGGTGCTCGCCGTCGGCGGGGCGCTGGGAATGCTGCTCTGCCGCAAGGCCGTCCACTCCGCCCTCTGCCTGGCCGCCACCATGCTGGCCCTGGCGCTCTGCTACTTCGCGCAGGGCGCGGCCTTCCTCGGCGCGGTGCAGATCGTCGTCTACACCGGCGCCATCATGATGCTCTTCCTCTTCGTGGTGATGCTGGTCGGCGTCTCCTCGGCGGACAGCGTCAAGGAGGTGCTGAAGGGCCAGCGCTGGGCGGCCGTCCTGTGCGGGATCGGCTTCGGCGTGCTGCTGATGGCCGGGATCGCCAACGCCCGGCTGCGCACCTTCACCGGCCTCGCCGCCGCCAACGGCAACGGCGGCAACGTCCGCGGGCTGGCCCGGCTGATCTTCACCCAGTACGTCTGGGCCTTCGAGGTCACCGGCGCCCTGCTGATCACCGCCGCGGTCGGCGCCATGGTGCTGACCCACCGCGAGGCCACCACGGTCCGCCGCAGCCAGCGCGAACTCGCGGAGCAGCGGGTCAGGCTGGGGCAGCAGATCACCCCGCTGCCGGCCCCCGGCGTCTACGCCCGGCACAACGCGGTGGACGTCCCCGGCCTGCTGCCGGACGGCACCCCGTCCGAGCTCTCGGTCAACCAGACGCTGCGGGCCCGCGGCCAGGTCCGCGAGGTGGGCCGCGAACTCCAGGCCAAGATCGTCGAGTTGGAGGCCGGCACCAGCCGCTACCTGGGCCGCAGGACCCCCAAGCAGCGGCGGAACGGCGATGTCGTACCCCAGCAGCCGAAGCAGGTGACGGGCACCGAGAACAGCGGGAGCCCGGCCACGGCCGGTGCCGAGGGTGAGGAGGAGTCATGAACCCGGCGAACTATCTCTACCTCTCCGCGCTGCTCTTCACCATCGGCGCGGCGGGAGTGCTGATCAGGCGGAACGCGATCGTGCTGTTCATGTGCGTGGAGCTGATGCTCAACGCCTCGAACCTGGCGCTGGTCACCTTCTCCCGGCTGCACGGCAACCTGGACGGCCAGATCATCGCCTTCTTCACCATGGTCGTCGCGGCGGCCGAGGTGGTCGTGGGCCTGGCCATCATCGTCGCCGTCTTCCGCACCCGCCACTCGGCCTCGGTCGACGACACCAACCTGATGAAGCTGTAGAGCGGCGGAGGCTGACTGATCGTGGATGATCTGATCCCTGTACTGGTCGCGGTGCCGCTGCTGGGGGCGGCGGTACTGCTCCTCGGCGGCCGCCGCCTCGATCGCGGCGGGCACTGGCTGGGCGTGCTCGCCTCCACCGCCTCCTTCGTCATCGGCCTGGTGCTCTTCGCCCGGCTCCTCGGTGAGCCGGCGGACGCCCGGACGCACCTGGTCACCGTCTTCACCTGGGTTCCGGTGGAGCAGTTCCAGGCCCAGGCCGGCTTCCAGCTCGACCAGCTGTCGATGACCTTCGTCCTGCTGATCACCGGGGTGGGCTCGCTGATCCACCTCTACTCGGTCGGCTATATGGCGCACGACGAGCGCCGGCGGCGGTTCTTCGGCTACCTCAACCTCTTCCTGGCGGCCATGCTGCTGCTGGTGCTGGCCGACAACTACCTGCTGCTGTACGTGGGCTGGGAGGGCGTGGGCCTCGCCTCGTACCTGCTGATCGGGTTCTGGCAGCACAAGCCGACCGCGGCCACCGCGGCCAAGAAGGCCTTCCTGGTCAACCGGGTCGGCGACGTCGGCCTGTCGATCGCGATCATGCTGATGTTCACCACCTTCGGCACCTTCGCCTTCGGCCCGGTGCTCGCCCACGCGGGCGACGCGAGCCAGGCCAAGCTGACCGGGATCGGGCTGATGCTGCTGCTGGCCGCCTGCGGAAAGTCCGCCCAGGTGCCGCTGCAGTCCTGGCTGGGCGACGCGATGGAGGGCCCGACCCCGGTCTCCGCCCTCATCCACGCGGCGACCATGGTGACCGCGGGCGTCTATCTGATCACCCGCTCCGGGGCGATCTTCGACCTGGCGCCGACGGCCCGGCTGGCCGTGGTGGTGGTCGGCGCGGTCACCCTGCTCTTCGGTGCGATCGTCGGTTGCGCCAAGGACGACATCAAGAAGTCGCTGGCCGGCTCGACCATGTCGCAGATCGGCTACATGATCCTGGCCGCCGGGCTCGGCCCGATCGGCTACGTCTTCGCGATCATGCACCTGGTCACCCACGGCTTCTTCAAGGCCGGGCTCTTCCTCGGCGCCGGATCGGTCATGCACGGCATGAACGACGAGGTGGACATGCGCCACTACGGCGGGCTGCGGAAGCACATGCCGATCACCTTCGTCACCTTCGGCCTCGGCTACCTGGCGATCATCGGCTTCCCCGGGCTCTCCGGCTTCTGGACCAAGGACAAGATCATCGAGTCGGCCTTCGGCCAGGGCGGCACCGAGGGCTGGATCCTCGGCGGAGCGGCCCTGCTGGGCGCCGGCATCACCGCGTTCTACATGACCCGGATGATGCTGATGACCTTCTTCGGCAAGCCGCGCTGGCAGCCCTCGCCCGCGCCGGACGCGCCCAGCGCCGAGCCGGCCGCCTCCCCGGAGGCGGCGGGGGACAGCGGCGACCGGATGCCGCATCCCCACGAGTCGCCGGCCGTGATGTGGGTACCGATGGCGATCCTGGCCGTCGGATCGGTCTTCGCGGGTGGGCTCTTCAGCATCAACTCCGCCTTCGTGAAGTGGCTGGAGCCGGTCACCGGGCACCAGGAGGGCCA contains the following coding sequences:
- the nuoL gene encoding NADH-quinone oxidoreductase subunit L — its product is MDDLIPVLVAVPLLGAAVLLLGGRRLDRGGHWLGVLASTASFVIGLVLFARLLGEPADARTHLVTVFTWVPVEQFQAQAGFQLDQLSMTFVLLITGVGSLIHLYSVGYMAHDERRRRFFGYLNLFLAAMLLLVLADNYLLLYVGWEGVGLASYLLIGFWQHKPTAATAAKKAFLVNRVGDVGLSIAIMLMFTTFGTFAFGPVLAHAGDASQAKLTGIGLMLLLAACGKSAQVPLQSWLGDAMEGPTPVSALIHAATMVTAGVYLITRSGAIFDLAPTARLAVVVVGAVTLLFGAIVGCAKDDIKKSLAGSTMSQIGYMILAAGLGPIGYVFAIMHLVTHGFFKAGLFLGAGSVMHGMNDEVDMRHYGGLRKHMPITFVTFGLGYLAIIGFPGLSGFWTKDKIIESAFGQGGTEGWILGGAALLGAGITAFYMTRMMLMTFFGKPRWQPSPAPDAPSAEPAASPEAAGDSGDRMPHPHESPAVMWVPMAILAVGSVFAGGLFSINSAFVKWLEPVTGHQEGHPPLSPIVISVLTFILLVAGAGIAWAMYARREVPAVAPVGSALTRAARKDLLQDDFNHAAFVRPGEYLTRSLVYLDNKGLDGFVNGLAAFVGGASSRIRRVQTGYVRSYALSMFGGAAVLVAATLLMRSV
- the nuoK gene encoding NADH-quinone oxidoreductase subunit NuoK: MNPANYLYLSALLFTIGAAGVLIRRNAIVLFMCVELMLNASNLALVTFSRLHGNLDGQIIAFFTMVVAAAEVVVGLAIIVAVFRTRHSASVDDTNLMKL
- the nuoI gene encoding NADH-quinone oxidoreductase subunit NuoI, whose protein sequence is MFKRRLTEQYPEEKKPTAPRFHGRHQLNRHPDGLEKCIGCELCAWACPADAIYVEGADNTDEERYSPGERYGRVYQINYARCILCGLCIEACPTRALTMTNEYELADSSRSSLIYTKEQLLAGLTEGMVDSPHAIYPGTDEGDYYRGEVTEAAPGTVRQIAYSKGESAPEAASEEATPEEEEAKA
- a CDS encoding NADH-quinone oxidoreductase subunit J, translated to MIASAAPLTGATSTGEAVQFWVLAVLAVGGALGMLLCRKAVHSALCLAATMLALALCYFAQGAAFLGAVQIVVYTGAIMMLFLFVVMLVGVSSADSVKEVLKGQRWAAVLCGIGFGVLLMAGIANARLRTFTGLAAANGNGGNVRGLARLIFTQYVWAFEVTGALLITAAVGAMVLTHREATTVRRSQRELAEQRVRLGQQITPLPAPGVYARHNAVDVPGLLPDGTPSELSVNQTLRARGQVREVGRELQAKIVELEAGTSRYLGRRTPKQRRNGDVVPQQPKQVTGTENSGSPATAGAEGEEES